DNA from Bos indicus isolate NIAB-ARS_2022 breed Sahiwal x Tharparkar chromosome 15, NIAB-ARS_B.indTharparkar_mat_pri_1.0, whole genome shotgun sequence:
tcatggggtcgcaaagagtcggacacgactgagtgactgaactgatctgatctgattgtaaacctgaaactaatacagcagtgtaaatcaactgtattttgaTACAGAAAAAGCTAAAGTTACTAATTCACACCCTAATTTATCCATCCTGTGAATTTGAATTCTGTATGAGATTTACCCAAAAGAAAGGACATGTGTTCAAGAATGATTTAGCCCCGCTATAAAATACCAAGAGTTGCCATAAAACAGTGTTCGAAGAAGACTTCTCCAGAACTGCCCAGCCTTACGATTTTATCTCCACCACTCTATGCGCTCTTTCAGCCCGTCGCTTTTTCCGGAAATGCTGGAAGAGGACCACCACAATTACTATTATGACCATCAGTGCACAGGCGGAGCCAATGGCCAGAGCCAGGAAGTGGATCTCAGAGAAGCGTACTGTAAGGAGAAAAGATCAAGTTGGGATTCTGAAAAGAGGAGGACTGTGATGAAATCTAAAGATATAATAGGGGTGTGTTTTCATCCTTAAATGAAATATTCCTTTCTACTATATTAACTGTGTAAACTCTGGTAGCAATAGGAAAGCCATACACactacgggattttccaggcaagagtactggagtggggtgccattgccttctcccacagactactttagtggttctcaaactatGGTCCTAGGAGAAGCAGCTACAGAATGACTTGAGAAGCAGCTACAGAATGACTTGAGAACTTCAAAAGGCAAGTTCcatcaggccccaccccagatctACCCAATTACAGGTGGGGCCCAGCAACGTGTTCTAACTtgtcctccaggtgattctgttgCATGCAAAAAATTTGGGAATCACTGGGGCAGGTAACCTAGCTAATGGGGTAAGGTTATTGCTGACCTAATCAAATCCAGTGTTTATTTCTCCCTGAATCCTTCTCACCTCTGTCATTCAGTCAGTCATTTATTCAGGTTTATTAAGAGTTTATTATGTCCTAGCACTTTGGTGGAAATACAAAGCCAGAAAAGACATTACCTTCAAGGAACTGATGCCCACAGGAAAGAAAGGCAAGTAACTGTACTCTAGTGGATCAATGAGGTAAGAAAGAACCCAGAGGGAAGGGTCCCTAAACAAGGTTAGAGACTGTGAAGTCTGGGTCTCTTGATTTTGAGCTTGATTTctgatttaaatttcaaaaaaccTAGAGCTAGAAAGGACATTAGCGAATATCTAGCCCAGGGGTTCCCCAGCCTCAAGTCTGTAAAGGAAGAGGGCAGGGAAGGTGGGGTGAAGGAGAACAAACCCACGAAATCCATGTCAGATTGTGTGCCTTGTTTAAGGTAAACAGGGGTTAGGGGTTAGGCTTTCATTAGGTCCTCAGAGGAGTCATCCCAGTATGTTTAAGACCCGTGGGTTCTTATCTACCTGTTCATTTTGCAAAGAAGAAACTGAGATCCAAAGACATTACATTACTTCTTTCAAAACTCAAATGACttctccaaagtcacacagctctcTGTTGATAGGGCCTTGAAGGATGATGCTAGGACTAAAAGGATTTCATACCATTTTATAGGCTTTTATGTTTTGGATAGTAACGTATTGATGAAGAGAATACACCAATGACAGCTAGGTTAAAATACCAGCTCCTATGTGACTTGGGTAGTtaacttctttgagcctcagtttcttcaatgTATAAAGTAGAGATAACAATACTCATTTCTTGAGttcttataaaaaaataaaattgcctatGTAAATTGTTCCATGCTGTGCCTGCACATAATACTTTCAATATATGTTAGCTATTATAATTTTCAGTACAATTTAGACTTTGgggatttttacttttattatgtcATTTTATCCTCATCATAATCTTAGCTCTATTATTCtcactttacagaagaaaaaaatttatttacagctGATAAACTGTAGCAGTGACTCAGACCCAAATTTACAACTGTTAAGTTTTGTGGTCTTTACTTTTTGTTATCTGGCAGTTTTCTAGGTTGTCCTTTCTAGGCCTGCAGGCAATACAGTGCATTAGATGGAGCACAGTTTTGGAGATAGAGATGCTTGGGTCTGAGTTCTGAGTGACTCCATTTATCTGCTCCATGACTTTGGACAAGTGACTTAACCTGTATGAGCATTGGTTTCCTCATTAGtaagatggggggaggggagcactAAGAGCACAGTGGATTGATGTGTGTAAAGATTAGACCGAGGATGCTGTGGCTGGACGGCATcgccaactcaacggacatgagcttgagcaaaccccgggagatggtgaaggacagggaagcctggcacgctgcaatacatggggtcactgcagtccatggggtcgcaaagagttggacatgacttagcactgaacaacaacaaagattagATGCGTTACATAAATCTCCTTGCATGCGGGAAGGGCTCGATAAACAATAGCTACCATTATTGGTAGCTACTTCCAACAGTgagtgtgagaattaaatgagatggtaCATGTCAAGCACTTTGGACAGTGAGTAGGTACTCAATAGTATCTTGTGACTAAGTGAGTGGATGAATGGACTTATTGTTAGCTTTTTATCAGAGCATTGCTTCCTCTCCCTTTCACGATCTCAATGCCATTTTTGTAACCGATTCCCTAGGTCCCTTTgccttattttctgtttctttccacaGCCAAACAAAGCCCTTCTCTTTTTACCCCAGGACTCTTCACTCTTCCTCTGCAATCTCCAGATCCAAAGAGTTGGTCCTCCTCTCTTACTCTTTCAGCCATCACAAAACTTTGCCCCTCTATTTTCTACAAGCTCTCATACTTTCCAAAAACAACTTGTCTCTGCATCACCTACCGGTCTGCACGACGCTGAGCTGGATCTCCCCAATCAGCCCATCAAcgtcaggcgggttcttcacctgACAGGTGTATGTCCCGTTGTCATCAAACTGCAGCTTCCAGAGGAGGATGGAGACGTCATACCGCTCGGGGTTCCCATCCCAGGCCACTCGGTCCTTGAAGCGCCCACTCATGGGCTTGAAGGGATCCACATGGTAGTAGAAAACCTAGAGAGGAGCCACGACCAGAGGTGTTACTCGGCGCCTGGGCAGGGAGACGGACGGCAGGAGCAGACAAGAGACACCGGGGCGTCCCCGGCAGCCCAGgggttgagacttcaccttccagtgcacggggtgtgggtttgatcccttgttcccacatgcctcgtggccaaaataccaaaacaatAAGGCAGAAACAGTATTGGAACACatccaataaagactttttaaatggtccacatcaaaaaaaatcttcaaaagagAAGCACCAGCAAGCCTGACTGTCCGGTCTGCAGCTCTCCTGCAACAACCTCTTGCTTTCCCCTCCACCAGCCTCTCAGTTCTGTCTCTGTGCCAAGAATCGTTCCCCAGCTGTACCCTGTGCTTATGgccaagaaaaatacaaaagggCCAGGAGAAATGGACTGGCTTATTTTTCTAATCAAGGGCCCCAAACTTACAAACTGCTCAGGGCCCCCATCTCGAGGACGGAAATTCCAGGTCACCGTGAGAGCATCACCCACTGGGGCAAAGCTGGAGAAAGTGCATTTTAACCGAACATCTGTCCCATTGACAGCCTCCAGCACGCGGGGAGTGTAAATTTCCACAGCTGCTGTTGGCCAAAGAGCTGCAATGGAAAAAAGGCAATGAAGGGTTAACAGGAGATGTGTCTTAAGAGAATTTCTGCTGACACTACCAAAATAAAGGTCTGAGTagggtgttcttgcctggagaatcccagggacggcggggcctggtgggctgctgtctatggggtcacacagagtcggacacaactgaagcgacttagcagcagcagcagcagggcatccAACAGATGTGAGATGCCCCAGCTCTCACTCAAACTCAGCTTCACCCACCACGTATTCCTACCTACATGTAACCTTGACCCTCCCATTCCTTTAACAACTAAAAATAGCACACAGTAAACTTTACTTAGCAGTCACACTTTGTCTAAAACACGATACCCTAGCCTCATGGTACACACTTCAAAACTGCTCTAACAAACTATAAACATTGGCAaataagattgaaggcagaaacaaaaaaaattaaaactaatcaGAACATGAATTAGACCTCTGTTCAGATTAACCATAATACGTTATATGTTTAATGGTCCCCTAGCAGTAAGTTTTCCAGAAAGGGTCCTTGTTAAGTGAATTTCCTACTATTCCTAGTCTTCTGGAAAAAAACGGAATTAATCAGCCCCAGACAGTTTAGCTTGCTTGTATGGCTGGAACTTTTATACCATGTAGCGTTTTTTTAGCATGATATTTACATTTAGTATGTGCATGTTGGGGCAGTTAGCAAGCCACAGTGGGTCTCTCTCCTTAACCATCTCCGCTTTCCCAGTGCTGTCCAGAGTCTGACAAGACCCACACACAGAAATCCAAGAGCCGGGTTCTGCCTGTAGTGGGAGGTGGAGAGCAGCCACCAAAAAATGGAGTGTAATCTGAGATTAGAAAACCCTCTCTGTGCCCCAATCACTGGCAACCAGAACGCACCTAAACCTGTTTTTCCAAATGCAGTTCCCCCAAAACAACCCCCACTTCAGTTTCATTAAAGTCAACACTAAAGCAAAATATAACTGTGGCTCAGGCTCCAGTAAAAGACTCGCAACTTCTGGGACAATGAGCTAACTTTATAGGATAGGCAGTGGAGGAAATGCTCAGAGAAGCTCGTGAGCTCTTACCTGTGAGCTGTAAGCCAAGGAGAAAAAGCACAGCACGCGTAGGGCTCTTGCCATACATGAGGGAAACCCAGCCCTGGCCCCAGAGACCAGACCGGGCAGACCAAGAGCGCCAGCACCCTGCCAAGGCCACTCCTGGCGGAGAGAGCGCCTCGGCGTTTTTCCGGAGAAAGGAGTCTGTCGCCTCACCTGTGGGAACCTGAGCACCCGTGCCTGTGAGTCATTCCTGCTCTGCCGGTGCACTTTGCTGGAATGAAAGGTGGGGCTTCAGCTCCCaacaccctcctcccctccttccttgccTCCCTTCCACCCTCCGCGCTACAGGCACGTCTACACAAAGTCCCAGACGCTGCAGATCTGTCTTTTCAGCTCATCTGGACCCTGGCCTCTGGATGGCCTCAGAAACAGCCAGAGGAGGTGGTGCCTGTCTGAAAGGTCCCAGACTGCTGGGTCTGGCCCACAcgcacacattttatttttttttaaatgtgtgcgTGTGGGCCAGGTTTTAAGCTTGCCTAAGAAGTGAATGTTGAACTTACCTGCAGTGATTTCACTTATCAAAGCACCGCCCTCAGGCCACAGTAGCCTGAACTGGATTACCACCTCCAAAATAATCAGAATTCCTTAGGACCCTCTGTATTCAAAAAGTCCTAGAGTTTGTATACTTGATTTTAACCAAATGTTACCACAAGGATCCCTGCGCTTTTTCTAGCTGGTAGATTTCCCCTGAAAACCCtcttccccctccaccccacccccatctaaaACAGACTGACCAAAATAAATCTCAGACTTTAATGACCCTTTATGTTTGAAGGATGTAAAGAGGAATCGTGTGGTATCTCAAGACACTTTGCAAAGCGCTTTTATTGACACGACACTTCCCTGAAAAGTGTTCCCATTTCACCAGTGAAGACAGACACTAAAAACCCAGAGGTGATTTATTTGCACACCCAATAGGTAGCAGAACTGgaacttttttttacttttttttttttttggccacacagcatgtgagatcttagttccccagggatcgaacccatgcccccctgcagtggaagtgtatgCCTGTTAACCACTCGACTGCCAGGGGAGTTCTCTTTTTTGCCCTAGTCTAGTGCTCTTTCCACAAAAATCATAGCTCATGTGAGCAATCAGACAGAGGATCCTCAAGAAAAGCttttcctaataatttttttGTACTTCAGGTTTTATTTGCCATTTTGGGGGCAGTCAACTGTCTGAGAAATCTGAAGAGCTGAAGATTTGAAGTGAGACAAGGTGTCTCCTTGTCTGTAAGGATGAGGGGTAATTGTTACAAATTAGTGAAGCTGTATGGAAACTCAGTAGAAGGAGGATGAAAGTTACCCATGCAATTAAGAAGTAATCTCTTACTGCCCTAGGtccagggtttaatccctgagtggggaactaagatcccacaatccGCGTGGCACGGCCAAAAAGAAGCAGGTTTGACCAGTAATCCAACCCAGAACAGAAGAAATGAATTGCTATCCCTGGATTAGCGATCTAGAAACTCTTAAGTGATTCATAAAATCTCCCAGTGAAACCGCAGAACAAAGAAGTTTCTAGGACCGAGAGGAAGGGGCAAGCtgactagaaaaaataaaacagcataaagagggaagcaaagagaaaattcCACCGAAAGAGGCAGGttacagaagaaaaaagcaaaagagagaaaagcagcaggagaaagatgtgtcataaaaaaaaagttaacaacaACCAAAATAGCCCCCAACAGAACTGAGAAATCAGGGGCTCCACACATGAAGAGGTGTGGTATCCCAGCCTGAGTGTCTTGGGAAGAGTGTTCCTGAACACAGGATGTTTGGCTCCTTTGTCAGCCTCTAGgtcaaatcacacacacacagtcagcaGTCAACCTCAAATCAGAATGCTGGGGAAACATTTTAAACGGTGATAGAATAAAAGAGCCTTTCTGGCATGCAGGTCCAAGAGGTTCAGCTCCaggagccagaaagaaaagcagttaAGGAAACTTGAGCCTCAGCTGGCTTTCATCTTGCAGGGCAGTGCAGCTCTAAACGAAGGAGAGGAGAAGCCTAAAGTTTTGAAGTCTACCACAAACTGCAAATTTTTGGTGAGAGGTAGAGTTATCATAGGGCTCAGGGGATGCAGCAAACAGCAGCAGGAGAGGAATCAGGGCAGGAAGAGCTGAACAAACTGTCGTCAGGAGGGAAGacttcctccccaccctgccctagGTAGCCAGGCGCCCTGAGAGCAGGCAGACAGCGCTGCTCTGGGAGTTAGCCACTGCCCAGAGCCCATTCCTCCTCAGCAGAGTTCAAGTTCCTGGCGGGGTGCCCAACAACGCCCAATTCCTTCCAGTTAACAGCAGAGTCACCCGGTTcccctccctgggttgggaggggaGAGGCCAAGGGCTGGACTTGCTAAGTAgagaaaacactaaagaaaaaGGAGGCCTGTCCCTAAGAGTCCCCAGGGTGCCGTTCAGCAGGACTCTGATCAGAAGTGGAGGCACCTGGGTGAGGCCTTAGTTACAGTTTGTATCTGGGCaagtgagagaaaaagaagaggactTCTGGAGattgaaaggaagagaaatggacTCCCCTGGGGCCCAATGGATAGgtgtccgcctgccaatgcaggggacacgggttcaactcctgatcctggaagattccacatgccacggagcaactaagtccatgtgccacaactactgagcccacactccagagcctgtgctctgcacaaGAGAAGCatcactgcaaggagaagcccccgctcatcacagctagagaaagcccacatgcagcaacaaagaccagtgcaaccaaaaaaaaaattataaaggaagaaaagtgaagtTTTCAGAGACATCACTGTGTCCCTTTAAACTTTTCCAGAGAAAAATTCTGATTGTCATTAAAATTTTACAGTATACTCAGTTTTGAAAGCACCTCATCTATCCCTCCCCCTACACATTccctaaaaaatatttcttttttttttccaaattcacttACTTATATATTCATTTGGCTATTCCTGggtcttttgaactgtggtgttggagaagactcttgagagtcccttggactgcaaggagatccaaccagtccctcctaaaggagatcagtcctgggtgttcattggaaggactgatgctgaagctgaaactccaatactttggccacccgatgcaaagagctgactcatttgaaaagaccctgatgctgggagggattgagggcaggaggagaaggggaggacagagggtgagatggttggatggcatcgggctgagatggttggatggcatcaccgactcgatggacatgagtttgggtgaactctgggagttggcgatggacagggaggcctggcatgctgtggttcatggggtctcaatgagttggacacgactgagcgactgatctgaactgaactgatacctgggtcttagttgtggcatgtggaatctagttcccca
Protein-coding regions in this window:
- the MPZL2 gene encoding myelin protein zero-like protein 2, which gives rise to MYGKSPTRAVLFLLGLQLTALWPTAAVEIYTPRVLEAVNGTDVRLKCTFSSFAPVGDALTVTWNFRPRDGGPEQFVFYYHVDPFKPMSGRFKDRVAWDGNPERYDVSILLWKLQFDDNGTYTCQVKNPPDVDGLIGEIQLSVVQTVRFSEIHFLALAIGSACALMVIIVIVVVLFQHFRKKRRAERAHRVVEIKSKEEEKLNQEKKASVSLEYTD